A window of Silurus meridionalis isolate SWU-2019-XX chromosome 28, ASM1480568v1, whole genome shotgun sequence contains these coding sequences:
- the uchl1 gene encoding ubiquitin carboxyl-terminal hydrolase isozyme L1 — protein sequence MEWKPMEINPEVLNKVLSKMGVKPDWRFVDVFGFEDYSIAGVPTPCCSLMLLFPLTQQHEEFRSKQSVDPCKDVYFMSQTVVNSCATVGLLHAVANNQDKFSFDGDSILKKFLEETAGMSPDERAKQLEQNKAIQAAHDEVASEGQCLPEAGQVNFHFIAFVNKNSQLHELDGRLKGPVNHGATNLDSFVMDAAKVCREFVEREKGEVRFSAVALCKA from the exons ATGGAGTGGAAACCTATGGAAATAAACCCGGAG GTCCTGAATAAG gtgctGAGTAAGATGGGTGTGAAGCCAGACTGGCGCTTTGTGGATGTATTTGGTTTCGAGGATTATTCCATTGCTGGGGTGCCCACGCCCTGCTGCTCCCTAATGCTTCTCTTCCCATTGACACAACAG cacGAGGAGTTTCGCTCCAAGCAGTCGGTTGACCCTTGCAAGGACGTCTACTTTATGAGCCAGACGGTGGTAAACTCCTGCGCGACTGTCGGTTTGCTGCATGCCGTAGCCAACAATCAGGATAAATTCAGCTTCG ATGGTGATTCAATCTTGAAGAAATTTCTGGAAGAAACAGCTGGAATGTCTCCTGATGAACGAGCCAAACAGCTGGAACAAAACAAg GCAATCCAGGCAGCTCATGATGAAGTTGCTTCTGAGGGGCAGTGTCTT CCGGAAGCTGGCCAAGTAAACTTCCACTTCATCGCCTTTGTCAACAAAAATAGTCAGCTTCATGAACTTG atgGCAGATTGAAAGGACCTGTGAACCATGGTGCAACAAATCTAGACAGCTTTGTCATG GATGCCGCGAAGGTGTGTCGTGAATtcgtggagagagagaaaggagaggtgCGATTCTCTGCTGTGGCTCTCTGTAAGGCCTGA